The bacterium genomic interval TGCCGTTATCATCAACGGGCAGCTTGTAACTGCCCCATTTCGTTTCTTTATAAAACTCAATTACTGCCCCGCTAAAGCGGCTTACTAATGGATGGTCTTTACTGTTTTCAATATCCGTTTTTCTTTGAGCGTAAAGCGATGAGGTAGCGATGAACGCTACGGCAACAAACATTATGCTTAATGTTTTCATCTTAATTCCTTTTGAATTATGTATTGGATCTCACCCTCCGATGATAATTCAGTTTACTTTCTTTCTGAGCAGCGAACCGGCCAAACCGTAACGGTAAAATGTTCCGACCGGATCTGGTATGGTCTTTAAAACCATTTCCATGTCGTCTTCATTAGTTGCGCTGACGGCTGAACAAATCGATGAGAGTATTTTCGCTCCCTGATCTATGCATCGCGACGTCGGTCCGAAGCAGCCCGTACACGGCATGTTGCCTTTGGTGCATACGGCTTCACAGCCGCCGCGCGTCGCAGGTCCCATACAGACCATACCTTGCGCGAGAAAACAAGTTGACTCATCCGTCGCAACCTGATGCGGACGTTTGAATTCCGTATAGGCAATATCTTCCGGCTTGGTTTCTTTTCTCGGACACTCGTCGCACAACGCTACATCCGGCGCAAGTACGGTGCCGACCGGAGGCAGGTTGCCGGACAACAAGGCCAGCACGGCTTCTTTCAGCAGTTTCGGCGTCGGCGCACAACCCGGCAGATAATAATCGACGTCAATCACCTGATCTAATTTACGCACGGTATTTCTAAATTCCGGAAGTACGACCCGAGTACCGTTGTGTCCTAATTCCAGCATTGGCCGCGTGCGTTCGGTATTCTGAACCGTCGGCGCATCCTGATACACGTAATTAAGGATCTGCTCGCGG includes:
- a CDS encoding oxidoreductase, which encodes MPEKPKVAFYWCASCGGCEESVVDLAEDILMVAEAVDIVFWPVAMDFKKSDVVAMPDRSIVATFINGAIRTSEQEEMARLIRKKSQFIIAYGSCAHMGGIPSLANQFSREQILNYVYQDAPTVQNTERTRPMLELGHNGTRVVLPEFRNTVRKLDQVIDVDYYLPGCAPTPKLLKEAVLALLSGNLPPVGTVLAPDVALCDECPRKETKPEDIAYTEFKRPHQVATDESTCFLAQGMVCMGPATRGGCEAVCTKGNMPCTGCFGPTSRCIDQGAKILSSICSAVSATNEDDMEMVLKTIPDPVGTFYRYGLAGSLLRKKVN